ACTGGAATTATGGAAACGCAGTCTATGAGGCAAACCTTTACTTAGGGCTGACGGCACTTGCTGAAGGAGATGCAAACTCAGCCTGCGAATATCTCCTGAAAGCCGGCACCACTCCCGGTTCACCTCAACTGGAATCTTATGGTCCTGACCTGTCTTTAGCCAAGAAGCTGATTAAACTGGGAAAGACGGCTGAAGTAAAACAATTTCTGGATCAGATCAGACAATTCTGGAAGTCATGTCCGACTCTTGAGGAACTCTCGAAAGAATAAGCCCGCCTCTTTGTAACATTTTTGTTGCGCAAGTTTTCCTTGTTGAACCCCATTTTCGACCGTAAGATTATGATTGGAGCATAAAGGCTCCGTGATATCCGTAATAAGTATTTTCCACAAGGAGGACTAAGGGATGAAAGTAAGTGTCAAGGTGTTTCTCGCTCTCATGCTGCTCGTGTTCATCTTCAATCAGTCACCCGTATCTGCAGGCGAAACTCCGAGTCTGGAAGGGGATACGCTGAAAGCCCTGGATCTGCTCGGGGTCGACAAGAATGAACCGCGCGCCAAGGGAGAAAAACTGCAGATCATCCTGAATGAAGGGGATTTCAAAATCATTCAGATGGCTGCCCAGATCTATCAGTCGCTCCCGGCTGACATCAAGGAAAAGATCAAGCCAGTAGTAGAGCAGATCAAGAGAGTGCTCAGAGATGCAGCAAAAGCAGGCATTCTGAAGCAGGAAGATGTTGATAAGATCATCAACTTGTTCGAAGGCGGAACTCCGACTCCTGCACCAAATCCTGAGCCGAATCCCGCGCCAAATCCTGAGCCGAATCCCGCGCCAAGCCCGGAGCCTGCTCCTGCTCCCGCACCGGCTCCCAATCCGAATCCAGCTCCAGCCCCGTCTCCTTCGATAGACCCGCAAGTGCTGGCAGCATACAAGGAAGAAGTTTTCCAGGGAATCCAGAAAGCCGCTGATCTTTATAAATCTTTGCCCGGCTTTGTCCGTGATATGATCAAGCCGTATCTGGAGCAGGGCAAGGACGCGCTCAATCAGGCTGTTGCAGCCGGATTCATCGCCACAGCCGATGCCAACCGCATCCTTTCAATGTTCGGCCTGAAATCGTTCATCGGGATGGCCAAGGCAGCCACTGACTTTCTCCCCCAGGCCATCAAAGACCAGATCATGAAGGCCCTCAAGCAGGTAGCTGACATGTACAATTCGATTCCTGACATGTTCAAGAATATGGTCAAACCGCTGCTGGAAGAAGCCAAAAAGCTGCTTCTGAAGGGCGTGCAGATCGGATTGCTGCCCCAGGCCGAAATCAATCAGATTCTCAGCATGTTCGGAATGAAGGATGGCATAGCCGATCCTGGAAAATTCAGCTCCCTGCTGGACGATCTGACAAACTCCATGCTCAACCTCGAACTCACTCTCGGCGAACGGGACGGTGACCTTACTACTGTTCAGGCAGCCTTTGACAGGCAGGACAGAGCCAAATCAAGCCTGCTCGGCCGTTTCCAGATCATGCTGAACGAAGGTGACTTCGAAGCCCTGAAACTGGTCGCCGGCGTGATCAAGTCCATACCTGAAGATATCAGATCCATGCTGAAACCGCTGTTCATGGAAATGAAACAGCTGATCATCAAAGCCGGTCAGGACGGAATACTGACCCAGGCAGATTCACAGAAAATCATCGAACTGTTCACAGGGATTTTCTGATCTGCTTTCTGACCTTACATTAACCATCTGCAGGGGAGACTACAAATCTCCCCTGCTTTTTTGATAGAATTCATTGAAATCCAGCTCCAGATACTTCAACATTTCTTCCCTTTTTTCCGATCTGGCAAGAGCCAGGCAGAAAAAATGAGTTTTCAGCGGATTGAATTCTTCGAAGAACAGTAAGTCCTTAAATGTTTTTATAAAGCCTTTGAGATTCGGCTTTGCCGCCTCCAGACCTGGCGGAGTGACTCCCAGCACTGAATAGTAAAACCGCTCGTCTTTCCCGGCAAGTATTTTTTCCCAGTCAGGGGCAATCGAGTCAAAATACAGCTCGAATGAATTGAAACCATAGGCGTAATGTGGCAGGTCGGACAATCCTATGGCCGCAAAACGCAGAGGATTGAATTCGATGGGAAAAAGTTCCCCGTCACAGACTCGAAACTCGAAATGCACTGGGAAATTTCTGATTCCCATCAGCCGGGAAATTTTCAGCATCAGATCAGCCACTTTTGGGAGCATTTCCCGCATGATCTCCCGGCTTGTGCAATAGATCACGTCCCTGAAATCATCAGGACTGGAAAATGGATGCTGCATGATGGAATAAATTACAGGTTTTCCATCAGGATCGAATGCAGCATCACAGGCATATTCCATTCCAGAAACGCATTCTTCAAGTATCAGCTTTTTTGTATCAAGCACTGTTTCTGCGATATCTTTGTATCTGGCGAGTTCTACTTTCATTTCAGACACTGCTTTTTCCAGCTCCTGCCCTGTTCTTGCTTTGCGGATGCCGATGCTGAACAGCCCCCGATTAGGTTTTAATATGTATTCCTTTCCCATTTTCAGCTTCACCTGAACCGGATTTTCCGGGTCAATCTGAAAATACTGGAAATCATCAAACAACGGCTTCAGAAGCTCTCTGAAGCGGAATTTATCCTTAAAA
The window above is part of the Candidatus Wallbacteria bacterium genome. Proteins encoded here:
- a CDS encoding ATP-grasp domain-containing protein produces the protein MMNHRLILLSDRYISPVLMDCAVRRGIPVFPLKEELGTELSRRFTGLKLISEQTAAEIIRSGAKYYTNTEDVLSKIVADTTDQVLIDNINVFKDKFRFRELLKPLFDDFQYFQIDPENPVQVKLKMGKEYILKPNRGLFSIGIRKARTGQELEKAVSEMKVELARYKDIAETVLDTKKLILEECVSGMEYACDAAFDPDGKPVIYSIMQHPFSSPDDFRDVIYCTSREIMREMLPKVADLMLKISRLMGIRNFPVHFEFRVCDGELFPIEFNPLRFAAIGLSDLPHYAYGFNSFELYFDSIAPDWEKILAGKDERFYYSVLGVTPPGLEAAKPNLKGFIKTFKDLLFFEEFNPLKTHFFCLALARSEKREEMLKYLELDFNEFYQKSRGDL